From Musa acuminata AAA Group cultivar baxijiao chromosome BXJ3-8, Cavendish_Baxijiao_AAA, whole genome shotgun sequence, one genomic window encodes:
- the LOC135644316 gene encoding kinesin-like protein KIN-13B isoform X2, producing MNGAAVGGRQMQQRAGNQLHQRQYSSDHFFPDAGNGGGGSKWLQPGGVAYSQQVDYSRMLRSMHKGMSGEFSMSGEPLTPPLTSRSSSQRKNGEEVSPSELSPGILDLHSFDTELLPEVTGAGFGAGPLGYGRNMDELETSFSSNKPMSRNLVPSENTLLKSFSVDKEKTSAVAKIKVVVRKRPLNKKEIAKKEDDIITIVPSTNSLTVHETKLKVDLTEYLEKHEFVFDAVLDENVSNEEVYHETVEPVIPAIFQRTKATCFAYGQTGSGKTYTMQPLPLKASQDILRHMHHTYRNQGFHLYVSFFEIYGGKLFDLLNDRRKLCMREDGKQKVCIVGLQEYRVSSLDTIKDLIEKGNATRSTGTTGANEESSRSHAILQLAIKKTVDGSESKPARIVGKLSFIDLAGSERGADTTDNDKQTRIEGAEINKSLLALKECIRALDNDQVHIPFRGSKLTEVLRDSFVGDSRTVMISCVSPNSGSCEHTLNTLRYADRVKSLSKGNSKKDLSSATLNVKESVSAPISFSRFEVNSGDTGEDQKPGWSKQVEKEAFLSYNSVSSGREEDQVISSHAKHFRANSRSSSTAEVFDYSEEVYEPDKPSWRKGKAEAYSAVAADGKTRRVDSLAKRRDSHNEDANCFDSDDDLNELLKEEEDLVMAHRRQVEETLNIVREEMRLLDEADQPGNQLDEYVSRLNAVLSQKAAGIVNLQTRLAHFQQHLTEKHVLVSSLRP from the exons ATGAATGGCGCCGCCGTCGGGGGGAGGCAGATGCAGCAGCGGGCCGGGAACCAGCTCCACCAGCGGCAGTACTCGTCCGACCACTTCTTCCCCGACGCCGGAAACGGCGGTGGTGGCAGCAAGTGGCTCCAGCCGGGCGGAGTAGCGTATTCTCAGCAG GTGGACTACTCGAGGATGCTGAGGAGCATGCACAAGGGAATGAGCGGGGAATTCTCGATGTCGGGGGAGCCGCTAACGCCGCCTTTGACTTCACGGTCCTCCAGCCAGAGGAAGAATGGGGAGGAAGTGTCGCCGAGTGAGCTCAGCCCGGGGATCTTGGATCTCCACTCCTTTGACACTGAGCTTCTCCCTGAA GTGACAGGCGCTGGATTCGGTGCAGGCCCACTTGGTTATGGTAGAAACATGGATGAATTAGAGACAAGCTTTTCCAGTAACAAGCCTATGAGTCGGAATTTAGTGCCATCTGAAAACACTCTCTTGAAAAGTTTCTCGGTTGATAAAGAAAAAACGAGTGCTGTTGCCAAGATCAAAGTAGTG GTCAGAAAGAGACCTCTTAACAAAAAGGAAATAGCAAAGAAGGAGGATGATATCATCACAATAGTCCCAAGTACCAACTCTCTAACTGTTCATGAGACAAAACTCAAG GTTGACCTCACTGAGTATCTTGAGAAGCATGAATTTGTGTTTGATGCTGTTTTGGATGAAAATGTCTCAAATGAAGAA GTATATCATGAAACTGTTGAACCCGTTATCCCTGCCATCTTTCAACGTACAAAGGCAACTTGTTTTGCTTATGGACAAACAG GTAGTGGAAAGACATACACCATGCAACCGCTACCACTTAAAGCATCACAAGACATTCTGAGGCATATGCATCATACATACAGAAATCAAGGGTTTCATTTGTATGTCAGCTTCTTTGAGATATATGGAGGAAAGCTTTTTGATTTGCTAAATGATCGGAG GAAGCTTTGTATGAGAGAGGATGGAAAGCAGAAAGTTTGCATTGTTGGTCTGCAAGAATATAGAGTGTCAAGTCTTGACACCATAAAGGATCTCATTGAAAAAGGAAATGCAACAAGGAGTACTGGCACAACTGGCGCAAATGAGGAATCATCACGTTCTCATGCGATACTCCAACTTGCTATCAAAAAGACAGTAGATGGCAGTGAATCTAAGCCTGCTCGAATAGTTGGCAAGCTCTCATTCATAGACCTTGCCGGAAGTGAGCGTGGTGCAGATACTACAGATAATGACAAGCAAACAAG AATAGAAGGTGCTGAGATCAACAAAAGTTTGCTTGCCTTGAAAGAGTGCATTCGAGCCCTTGACAATGACCAGGTTCATATTCCTTTCAGAGGGAGTAAATTGACTGAAGTTCTAAGGGATTCATTTGTTGGTGATTCACGCACTGTAATGATCTCATGCGTTTCTCCAAATTCTGGCTCATGTGAACACACTTTGAACACTCTCAGATATGCCGACAG GGTGAAGAGTCTTTCTAAAGGGAACAGCAAGAAGGACCTCTCATCTGCAACACTAAATGTAAAAGAATCAGTTTCTGCTCCCATATCTTTCTCCAGATTTGAGGTTAACAGTGGTGATACCGGCGAGGACCAAAAACCTGGATGGTCCAAACAAGTTGAAAAGGAAGCCTTTTTGTCTTACAACAGTGTTTCCAGCGGGAGAGAAGAGGACCAAGTAATTTCTTCACATGCTAAGCATTTTCGGGCAAATAGTAGAAGTTCCTCAACCGCAGAGGTGTTTGATTACTCCGAGGAGGTATACGAGCCAGACAAACCATCTTGGAGAAAAGGAAAGGCAGAGGCATATTCAGCTGTAGCTGCGGACGGGAAGACAAGGAGAGTTGACTCTCTTGCAAAACGAAGAGATAGTCATAATGAAGATGCCAATTGTTTCGATTCTGACGATGACCTAAATGAGCTTTTGAAG GAAGAGGAGGATTTGGTGATGGCCCATCGGAGACAAGTGGAGGAGACATTAAACATTGTTAGAGAG GAAATGAGACTTTTGGATGAAGCAGACCAACCTGGTAATCAGCTAGATGAATACGTATCTAGATTGAATGCCGTACTCTCCCAGAAGGCTGCAGGAATCGTAAATTTGCAGACTCGATTGGCTCATTTCCAGCAGCATTTGACCGAGAAGCACGTTCTTGTTTCTTCCCTCCGCCCTTGA
- the LOC103994697 gene encoding transcription repressor OFP7-like, with amino-acid sequence MESSRSNKLKQRLARMFRSPSLLRSPCKPSASAATNLSSAASTRALFDDAVHEPVFVPRRRGGSLDDHLGRSFSSTVPTVAVARRRSVDYSGCRPTCAVECSQPAPLVAKNEKWRDLKARKKERRVRETGGYYETGEWEGRTCPPASPSSPSKSSYYYYCFNGDVKEEKEGIKRKKKKKKKKKKKRVPSNSYRFSSSSSMESDVQEDGFFSSEEREGKEEETETFFSSRSFSSDSSEFYQRPTSKEKKKNKNKRNPERPQRRRARKYEAWGVCKGFQPLVSITRREKKGFAVVKRSSDPYNDFRSSMLEMITERQIFGAEDLECLLQSYLSLNSPHLHPLILQAFSDIWVVLFGH; translated from the coding sequence ATGGAGAGCAGCAGAAGTAACAAGCTGAAACAGCGACTCGCTCGCATGTTCCGGTCGCCCTCTCTCCTCCGTTCCCCTTGCAAGCCTTCCGCCTCCGCCGCGACCAACCTCAGCTCCGCCGCCTCGACTCGAGCCCTCTTCGACGATGCGGTCCATGAGCCGGTCTTCGTGCCTCGGCGTCGAGGCGGCAGCCTCGATGATCACCTCGGTCGGTCGTTCTCTTCCACTGTGCCAACGGTTGCAGTAGCTCGGCGGCGGTCGGTGGACTACAGTGGCTGCCGGCCGACGTGTGCGGTCGAGTGTAGCCAGCCTGCTCCTTTGGTGGCGAAGAACGAGAAGTGGAGGGATTTGAAGgcgaggaagaaggagaggagagtGAGGGAGACGGGTGGGTACTATGAGACCGGCGAGTGGGAGGGGAGGACGTGCCCTCCTGCATCCCCCTCTTCCCCCTCGAAGAGTTCTTACTACTACTATTGCTTCAATGGAGACGTGAAAGAAGAAAAGGAGGGGatcaaaaggaagaagaagaagaagaagaaaaagaagaagaagagggttcCGTCCAATAGCTACCGATTCAGCAGCTCTTCATCGATGGAAAGCGATGTTCAGGAGGATGGATTCTTCAGCAGTGAAGAAAgggaaggaaaagaagaggagaCAGAGACGTTCTTCTCATCAAGGAGCTTCTCCTCCGACTCCTCCGAGTTCTACCAGAGGCCCACGtccaaggagaagaagaagaacaagaacaagagaAACCCTGAGCGTCCTCAGAGAAGACGAGCGAGGAAGTACGAGGCCTGGGGAGTGTGCAAGGGGTTTCAGCCCTTAGTCTCCATCACGAGGAGGGAGAAGAAAGGCTTCGCGGTGGTGAAGCGATCCAGCGATCCTTACAACGACTTCCGCAGCTCGATGTTGGAGATGATCACCGAGAGGCAAATCTTCGGCGCCGAAGATTTGGAGTGCCTGCTTCAATCCTATCTGTCCTTGAACTCCCCCCACCTGCATCCACTAATCCTGCAGGCCTTCTCTGACATCTGGGTAGTGCTTTTTGGCCACTAA
- the LOC135645035 gene encoding acyl transferase 9-like — translation MGFAVTMLAAGLVAPCEHTPSATLTLSSVDHALGLRFSLEMMSAYGHGAEAARLVRGALSRALVPYYPIAGRLVTSGEGELEVACTGDGVWFVEAMAHCSLIDLKNLEFPLVIPKEELLPSPPPCIKPEEMILMMQVTQFECGGFAVGVKFSHMVFDGVGAGQFLKAVGEIAGGLSRPTVEPIWFRDAIPAPPRIPRQPPTITFDCVPSLFDFPQLTINNIKEEFMRETAYRCTTFEAVAAVLWQCRTRAINLHPHADVHLVFSANVRPLLRQLLPPQRGYYGNCVYCLNVTSSSDKIKHALLTEIVSLIRDAKASLAAKFSDWAMGNVEEDPYNVPIGYDVLNLSDWRSVGFFEVDYGWGTPHCVAPLNDHLFFAGGILLKRPSPEQGLRFRGEVVTEEHQESFVNELKRFTEICGQKH, via the exons ATGGGATTCGCCGTCACCATGTTGGCCGCGGGACTCGTCGCCCCCTGCGAGCACACCCCCTCCGCCACTCTCACCCTCTCTTCCGTGGATCACGCACTGGGGTTGCGGTTTTCCCTGGAGATGATGTCGGCGTACGGCCATGGCGCGGAGGCTGCACGCCTCGTCAGAGGAGCCTTGTCCCGGGCTCTGGTGCCTTACTACCCCATCGCAGGCCGGCTGGTGACGTCGGGCGAAGGAGAGCTCGAGGTCGCCTGCACCGGCGACGGCGTGTGGTTCGTGGAGGCGATGGCTCACTGCAGTCTCATTGATCTCAAGAACCTCGAGTTCCCTCTCGTGATCCCTAAAGAGGAGCTGCTTCCTAGTCCTCCACCCTGCATCAAACCGGAGGAGATGATATTGATGATGCAG GTAACGCAGTTCGAGTGCGGTGGATTTGCAGTGGGAGTCAAGTTCAGCCACATGGTGTTCGACGGCGTCGGCGCGGGCCAGTTCCTGAAGGCGGTGGGAGAGATCGCCGGCGGGCTTTCTCGCCCCACCGTCGAGCCGATATGGTTCAGAGACGCCATCCCCGCTCCACCGAGGATCCCTCGGCAACCTCCCACGATAACGTTCGACTGCGTGCCGTCCCTGTTCGACTTCCCGCAGCTCACCATCAACAACATCAAAGAGGAGTTCATGAGAGAGACGGCTTACAGGTGCACGACCTTCGAAGCCGTCGCCGCGGTTCTGTGGCAGTGCCGGACCCGAGCGATCAATCTGCATCCCCACGCCGACGTCCACCTCGTCTTTTCCGCAAACGTTCGTCCGCTCCTGCGCCAGCTGCTGCCGCCACAGCGAGGCTACTACGGCAACTGCGTCTACTGTTTGAATGTGACATCGAGTAGCGATAAGATCAAGCACGCGCTCCTCACCGAGATCGTGAGCTTGATCAGGGACGCCAAAGCAAGTTTGGCGGCCAAATTCTCGGACTGGGCGATGGGGAACGTCGAGGAAGACCCCTACAATGTTCCCATCGGCTACGACGTGCTGAATCTGTCGGACTGGCGATCGGTGGGGTTCTTCGAGGTGGACTACGGGTGGGGGACGCCGCACTGCGTTGCTCCTCTCAACGACCATCTCTTCTTCGCCGGCGGCATCCTTCTGAAGCGGCCTTCGCCGGAGCAAGGCCTGCGGTTTAGGGGAGAGGTGGTGACGGAGGAGCACCAAGAAAGCTTCGTCAACGAACTCAAGCGGTTCACAGAGATCTGTGGTCAGAAGCATTAG
- the LOC135644316 gene encoding kinesin-like protein KIN-13B isoform X1 — protein MNGAAVGGRQMQQRAGNQLHQRQYSSDHFFPDAGNGGGGSKWLQPGGVAYSQQVDYSRMLRSMHKGMSGEFSMSGEPLTPPLTSRSSSQRKNGEEVSPSELSPGILDLHSFDTELLPEQVTGAGFGAGPLGYGRNMDELETSFSSNKPMSRNLVPSENTLLKSFSVDKEKTSAVAKIKVVVRKRPLNKKEIAKKEDDIITIVPSTNSLTVHETKLKVDLTEYLEKHEFVFDAVLDENVSNEEVYHETVEPVIPAIFQRTKATCFAYGQTGSGKTYTMQPLPLKASQDILRHMHHTYRNQGFHLYVSFFEIYGGKLFDLLNDRRKLCMREDGKQKVCIVGLQEYRVSSLDTIKDLIEKGNATRSTGTTGANEESSRSHAILQLAIKKTVDGSESKPARIVGKLSFIDLAGSERGADTTDNDKQTRIEGAEINKSLLALKECIRALDNDQVHIPFRGSKLTEVLRDSFVGDSRTVMISCVSPNSGSCEHTLNTLRYADRVKSLSKGNSKKDLSSATLNVKESVSAPISFSRFEVNSGDTGEDQKPGWSKQVEKEAFLSYNSVSSGREEDQVISSHAKHFRANSRSSSTAEVFDYSEEVYEPDKPSWRKGKAEAYSAVAADGKTRRVDSLAKRRDSHNEDANCFDSDDDLNELLKEEEDLVMAHRRQVEETLNIVREEMRLLDEADQPGNQLDEYVSRLNAVLSQKAAGIVNLQTRLAHFQQHLTEKHVLVSSLRP, from the exons ATGAATGGCGCCGCCGTCGGGGGGAGGCAGATGCAGCAGCGGGCCGGGAACCAGCTCCACCAGCGGCAGTACTCGTCCGACCACTTCTTCCCCGACGCCGGAAACGGCGGTGGTGGCAGCAAGTGGCTCCAGCCGGGCGGAGTAGCGTATTCTCAGCAG GTGGACTACTCGAGGATGCTGAGGAGCATGCACAAGGGAATGAGCGGGGAATTCTCGATGTCGGGGGAGCCGCTAACGCCGCCTTTGACTTCACGGTCCTCCAGCCAGAGGAAGAATGGGGAGGAAGTGTCGCCGAGTGAGCTCAGCCCGGGGATCTTGGATCTCCACTCCTTTGACACTGAGCTTCTCCCTGAA CAGGTGACAGGCGCTGGATTCGGTGCAGGCCCACTTGGTTATGGTAGAAACATGGATGAATTAGAGACAAGCTTTTCCAGTAACAAGCCTATGAGTCGGAATTTAGTGCCATCTGAAAACACTCTCTTGAAAAGTTTCTCGGTTGATAAAGAAAAAACGAGTGCTGTTGCCAAGATCAAAGTAGTG GTCAGAAAGAGACCTCTTAACAAAAAGGAAATAGCAAAGAAGGAGGATGATATCATCACAATAGTCCCAAGTACCAACTCTCTAACTGTTCATGAGACAAAACTCAAG GTTGACCTCACTGAGTATCTTGAGAAGCATGAATTTGTGTTTGATGCTGTTTTGGATGAAAATGTCTCAAATGAAGAA GTATATCATGAAACTGTTGAACCCGTTATCCCTGCCATCTTTCAACGTACAAAGGCAACTTGTTTTGCTTATGGACAAACAG GTAGTGGAAAGACATACACCATGCAACCGCTACCACTTAAAGCATCACAAGACATTCTGAGGCATATGCATCATACATACAGAAATCAAGGGTTTCATTTGTATGTCAGCTTCTTTGAGATATATGGAGGAAAGCTTTTTGATTTGCTAAATGATCGGAG GAAGCTTTGTATGAGAGAGGATGGAAAGCAGAAAGTTTGCATTGTTGGTCTGCAAGAATATAGAGTGTCAAGTCTTGACACCATAAAGGATCTCATTGAAAAAGGAAATGCAACAAGGAGTACTGGCACAACTGGCGCAAATGAGGAATCATCACGTTCTCATGCGATACTCCAACTTGCTATCAAAAAGACAGTAGATGGCAGTGAATCTAAGCCTGCTCGAATAGTTGGCAAGCTCTCATTCATAGACCTTGCCGGAAGTGAGCGTGGTGCAGATACTACAGATAATGACAAGCAAACAAG AATAGAAGGTGCTGAGATCAACAAAAGTTTGCTTGCCTTGAAAGAGTGCATTCGAGCCCTTGACAATGACCAGGTTCATATTCCTTTCAGAGGGAGTAAATTGACTGAAGTTCTAAGGGATTCATTTGTTGGTGATTCACGCACTGTAATGATCTCATGCGTTTCTCCAAATTCTGGCTCATGTGAACACACTTTGAACACTCTCAGATATGCCGACAG GGTGAAGAGTCTTTCTAAAGGGAACAGCAAGAAGGACCTCTCATCTGCAACACTAAATGTAAAAGAATCAGTTTCTGCTCCCATATCTTTCTCCAGATTTGAGGTTAACAGTGGTGATACCGGCGAGGACCAAAAACCTGGATGGTCCAAACAAGTTGAAAAGGAAGCCTTTTTGTCTTACAACAGTGTTTCCAGCGGGAGAGAAGAGGACCAAGTAATTTCTTCACATGCTAAGCATTTTCGGGCAAATAGTAGAAGTTCCTCAACCGCAGAGGTGTTTGATTACTCCGAGGAGGTATACGAGCCAGACAAACCATCTTGGAGAAAAGGAAAGGCAGAGGCATATTCAGCTGTAGCTGCGGACGGGAAGACAAGGAGAGTTGACTCTCTTGCAAAACGAAGAGATAGTCATAATGAAGATGCCAATTGTTTCGATTCTGACGATGACCTAAATGAGCTTTTGAAG GAAGAGGAGGATTTGGTGATGGCCCATCGGAGACAAGTGGAGGAGACATTAAACATTGTTAGAGAG GAAATGAGACTTTTGGATGAAGCAGACCAACCTGGTAATCAGCTAGATGAATACGTATCTAGATTGAATGCCGTACTCTCCCAGAAGGCTGCAGGAATCGTAAATTTGCAGACTCGATTGGCTCATTTCCAGCAGCATTTGACCGAGAAGCACGTTCTTGTTTCTTCCCTCCGCCCTTGA